A genome region from Salvia splendens isolate huo1 chromosome 19, SspV2, whole genome shotgun sequence includes the following:
- the LOC121778186 gene encoding NADH dehydrogenase [ubiquinone] 1 alpha subcomplex subunit 8-B-like → MDSTMDASGEPIPTSSVLMAAAKHIGTRCRGENMAFLKCKKDDPNPEQCLDKGRQVTEFVLHLLKDLHQNCNKEMDAYAGCMYYHTNEFELCRKEQQSFEKACPFL, encoded by the exons ATGGATAGCACCATGGATGCATCAGGAGAACCAATCCCAACATCATCGGTGCTGATGGCAGCTGCGAAGCATATAGGGACTAGGTGCCGTGGAGAGAACATGGCATTTTTGAAGTGCAAGAAGGATGATCCCAACCCCGAGCAATGCCTTGATAAAGGACGTCAAGTAACTGAATTCGTTCTTCACCT GCTGAAAGATCTCCACCAGAACTGCAATAAAGAAATGGACGCATATGCAGGATGCATGTATTACCACACAAATGAATTTGAGCTTTGTCGCAAGGAGCAGCAGTCATTCGAGAAAGCATGCCCCTTCTTATAA
- the LOC121779112 gene encoding zinc finger MYM-type protein 1-like, with protein MDKFMKKRPRVSIGSSSANVEQEPQQLENNVVVENNPDEIEIDKEKIKADLGLRDSMDSFDVNIQDRIRREYVAKGPCQPKSHDFPKKQYGKDKRGFRDVWYKDYVWLEYSTTADAAYCFWCFHFKRGYLAPGDEAFVSGGFSNWKKVNEIFRAHVGSTGSSHNKARIEYENFVNQKQSVTYIVSRVSSKQEKEYRIRLTVALDVIRFLLNQGLAFRGHDETSTSSNRGNFLELLYWYSLRNDEVGQVVLNNAPGNNQMILHQFKKK; from the coding sequence ATGGATAAATTTATGAAGAAAAGACCTCGAGTTTCTATCGGTTCTTCAAGTGCTAATGTTGAGCAAGAACCACAACAATTGGAAAATAATGTGGTAGTTGAAAATAATCCGGACGAGATTGAAATTGATAAAGAGAAAATTAAAGCCGACCTTGGATTACGAGACTCTATGGATAGTTTTGATGTGAATATTCAGGATCGTATTCGTAGAGAATATGTTGCCAAAGGTCCGTGCCAACCAAAAAGCCATGATTTTCCAAAAAAACAATATGGAAAAGATAAGAGAGGTTTTAGGGATGTTTGGTATAAAGATTATGTTTGGCTTGAATATAGTACGACAGCAGATGCTGCGTATTGTTTTTGGTGTTTTCATTTCAAGCGTGGTTATTTAGCACCGGGAGATGAAGCATTTGTTAGTGGTGGTTTCTCTAATTGGAAGAAGGTTAATGAAATATTTAGAGCTCATGTTGGGTCAACGGGTAGTTCACACAACAAAGCTagaattgaatatgaaaattttgtaaATCAAAAGCAGAGTGTGACTTATATTGTTAGTAGAGTTAGTTCAAAACAAGAGAAGGAATATAGGATTCGTTTGACTGTAGCTCTTGATGTTATTCGATTCCTTTTGAATCAAGGTTTGGCTTTTAGAGGACATGATGAGACATCAACTTCTTCAAATAGGGGCAACTTTCTAGAGCTATTATATTGGTATAGTTTAAGGAATGATGAAGTTGGTCAAGTTGTATTAAACAATGCTCCTGGAAATAATCAAATGATTCTCCATCAATTCAAAAAGAAATAG
- the LOC121779113 gene encoding uncharacterized protein LOC121779113 — MAIVIRYVNKNGEIIERFLALVHVKETSSKCLKMAIDFVFSKLGLSLSRLKGQGYEGASNMMVCKANRHVSDFFNYLSPNVTVCGSSCKRADILRQNEYDRMVEMIEKGEISSGKGLNQETSLHRPGDTRWGSHYITIVRLTSMWPSIVKVLETIFEDGVDPEISGKSKGLLQKMENFDFVFLMMLMKRLLGMTDALSCALQYKDQNILNAINLIVTVKEDLQAFRESGWDDFLQEVEAFCQANEIDVPIMDGIVPRRIRMKNDGKTITNYHYYRVEIFVVDLISQEMRNRFSESSTDLLECMVCLDPRNHFSNFNVDKLVHLATLYPEDFSSMELSLLTQELRSFVSDARTDTRFSNVEDLGTLSQKMVEMMKDKIFKLVYRLIKLVLLLPVATTSVERVFSAMKFVKSELRNKIGDDWLNDSLMVYSEKEVFATILNEMILSHFQKMGTRRSQLSRIA, encoded by the exons ATGGCTATTGTTATTAGATATGTGAACAAAAATGGAGAGATAATAGAAAGATTTTTAGCCTTAGTTCATGTTAAAGAGACTTCATCAAAATGCTTGAAAATGGCAATTGACTTCGTATTTTCTAAGTTGGGATTATCTTTGTCAAGATTGAAAGGTCAGGGATATGAAGGGGCTTCAAATATGATGG TATGTAAGGCAAATCGACATGTTTCTGATTTTTTCAACTATCTCAGTCCGAATGTTACAGTCTGTGGATCTTCTTGCAAAAGGGCAGATATACTCCGACAAAATGAATATGATAGAATGGTTGAAATGATTGAGAAAGGGGAAATCAGTTCAGGTAAAGGTCTAAATCAAGAAACTTCTTTGCATAGACCAGGTGACACGCGATGGGGATCTCATTATATTACTATAGTTCGTCTTACATCTATGTGGCCCTCGATAGTCAAAGTACTTGAAACAATATTTGAAGATGGGGTTGATCCAGAAATAAGTGGCAAATCTAAAGGGTTGCTTCAAAAGatggaaaattttgattttgtgtttctCATGATGTTGATGAAACGCTTGTTGGGTATGACTGATGCACTATCTTGTGCGCTGCAATATAAAGatcaaaatattttgaatgCTATAAATTTGATAGTGACTGTGAAAGAGGACTTGCAAGCATTTCGAGAATCTGGATGGGATGATTTCTTGCAAGAAGTGGAAGCATTTTGCCAGGCAAATGAAATTGATGTTCCTATCATGGACGGCATTGTTCCAAGACGTATTCGCATGAAGAATGATGGAAAAACTATtacaaactatcattattatcgtgttgaaattttt GTTGTTGACTTAATTAGTCAAGAAATGAGGAATCGTTTTTCTGAATCCAGCACCGACTTACTCGAATGTATGGTATGCCTTGATCCAAGAAATCATTTCTCCAATTTCAATGTCGATAAACTTGTTCATCTTGCCACTCTTTATCCGGAAGACTTTTCATCCATGGAGCTTAGCTTGTTAACTCAAGAACTTCGAAGTTTCGTGAGTGATGCAAGAACAGATACACGGTTCTCAAATGTTGAAGATTTAGGAACTCTTTCACAGAAGATGGTTGAAATGATGAAAGATAAGATTTTCAAATTGGTTTATCGATTGATAAAATTGGTCTTACTTTTACCAGTAGCGACAACATCTGTTGAAAGAGTGTTCTCTGCAATGAAATTTGTGAAGTCAGAGCTGCGAAATAAGATTGGAGATGACTGGTTAAACGACAGTTTGATGGTATATAGCGAGAAGGAGGTGTTTGCAACTATTCTCaatgaaatgattttgagtCATTTTCAGAAAATGGGTACTCGAAGAAGCCAACTATCTCGCATAGCATAA